Below is a window of Gammaproteobacteria bacterium DNA.
CCAGGCTGGCCGTAGCCTCGTCCAGGATCACAAACGGGGCATCCTTGAGGAATGCACGGGCCAGCGCCACGCGCTGCGCCTGCCCACCTGACAGCCCCTGGCCGCGCTCGCCGACCAGGGTGTCGTACCCGAGCGGCAGGCGGTCGATGAACTCGTCGGCCCGCGCCAGGGCGGCCGCCCGGCGGACCTCATCCGGCCCCGCATCGGGCCGGGCGAGGCGGATGTTCTCCAGCAGGGTGCCATGAAAGATGCGCGGACGCTGCGGCAGCCAGGCGATGTAGCGGCGCCAGTCGTCCGGGTCGAGCCGGGCGAGATCGTGGCCGTTGACCTCGATACGCCCGGCATCCGGACGGATGAACCCGAGCAGCAGGCTGGCCAGGGTGCTCTTGCCCGCCCCGCTGGCGCCCACCAGCGCCACGCGCTCGGGGGTATGCAGTGCGAGGTCGATGCCGCGCAGGGCCTCGCGGCCCGGCTCGTAGGCAAAGCGCACATCCTGCAACCGGATATCCAGGCTGCGCGTTTCGGGCAGGGTTTCGACCACCGCCGGGGCCTCCGGCAGCGGCATCTCGAACAGCTCGACGATGCGCTCGGCA
It encodes the following:
- a CDS encoding ATP-binding cassette domain-containing protein, which gives rise to MWGDMDFQNGFFVLLLAPEFYLPLRNMGTYYHSRMEAIGAAERIVELFEMPLPEAPAVVETLPETRSLDIRLQDVRFAYEPGREALRGIDLALHTPERVALVGASGAGKSTLASLLLGFIRPDAGRIEVNGHDLARLDPDDWRRYIAWLPQRPRIFHGTLLENIRLARPDAGPDEVRRAAALARADEFIDRLPLGYDTLVGERGQGLSGGQAQRVALARAFLKDAPFVILDEATASLDAENEALIEQALETLAKDRLLLVIAHRLRTVERADRIVVMSDGQVIEQGRHAELLQGQGAYARLVEAAA